The Spiroplasma corruscae DNA window CTATGCGGATAATATTTATAAAAACCTTTTTTTAAAGATTTTACATTATTTATATAAATATAAATATATATAGGGTATAAACCACCACCAGAACCATAATTCCAATTATTTTTTTACTAAATGATCATAAAAGTAAGTTTGATAATACATTATTACTCTTAGTGCAACCCTTAGCAAAATCTCTTGATGACTTTCTTAATTCCAATACAATTCCCAAATTCATTTTTAACTTGGTTGGCATTGGTAGTTTTATTACATTATCCAAATTTTCTTCTAAATATTTAATTTTATACTATTCATTGCAAATTCTTTCAAATAGTTTTTAACACTATTCACAAAATTAGTTTCTTCATTATTTGATCTTGCATTTAACAAAAAATAATTAATTAATTGCCCTGAATCATTTCCATAAAAATAGTCTTGCTCGTATCATAAACACTTTTAACAAGGGCTGTTTGAATGATTAGATATAAATAAATACTTTTGATTAAAAAAAATGCTTTTTTGATTTCTTCTTTATCCTTAAATTACTCCCTTCTTGTTTTGATAACAGTAGTTATCAAAATTATTATACACCTAAAGGTTTATAAAGTACCTTTAGAAGTTAAAAACCTCTTTCCTTATAATTTTATAATCTTATTTAGATTAATTTTAAATTATGTCCGGAAAAAGGTTGTACTACACATCAATAATAATTAAATTCTATCTTTTTTCTATTAAATCAATTATTTACAAAGTCACCTAAAAAAATATCAACAGTTAGTTTTAGTTATTAACCATTAAATACAATTTTTATTAACTAATTATTATTACAAAATCATATCTAATTAAACAATGATAAAACTTTATTTTGCAATACTATGACTTACTTTTTTTATTTTGGTTTAATTTAAAAGTTTATTAATTAATAAATTATTTAAATCTTTAAAACTCACTTTACTTTAAATACATTATAGGTTCAATAACTTGACTCTCGTTTTCTCAAATAAATATTTTTTCTTATAAATTAATTAACTTAATTCAATTACATTAACCTATATTTTAATTACAATAAATTGGTAGTTATAATATTTCACTTTCTCATTCTTTTACCTTAATAATTTGAATACTTAACAAAAATTTTATTAATACTTTCTTCTTAAATCGTTTAAAGTACCGAATAAATTATCTTATGGGTTTTATTCTATTCAAACTTTAGCAGATTTTTATATTCAATAACTTTTTTGATAAACTCTTGAAAGAATGTGTGTACTTATAAATAAAACATATTTTTTTAATTTGTGTAGTATGATTTTATTATATTAATTTATTTAGTTAGTTTCCAAGTTTATTACTCTTTTTTTTATAACATTATTTTCAATAAATTTATGCATGCAAATATAATTTTTAAATAGGAATATAGTACAAATGGTCTCTAATTAATTATAATTATATATTTTTAATGATTCTTATATTAGGGTGTATCTACTTTTAATCTAATTTATCTGCTGTATTTTTAGATTTCAATTGATAAACTTATTATAGTAACCAGTTTTATTTTCTTACTTATAATTATGTTAATTGCAAATAAGTTACATAAAAGCAAACTGTTGATTCGATATTTTAACACTTTCTCTCCATGGTTAATTGCTCTTATTATTTAAATAAAGTGCTTTATATAAAGTGGGTTTAATTGTTCGATATCTTCAATAAGTTTAAACTTATCTTTTAATTTTATATAATTATTTAAATAATCAATATTTTCATAGTCTTTGACTATTTTAAAGTCCTTTAAATCTTTGGCAAAGTCATTAAGATCTTCAGTATTAACAATTTGATCAATAATTATATTATTCGCATTTTCGTAAACTCCAATATAGATTTTGCCACCTTTAGCATCAATAACGCTAATACACTTATTTAAACCGGCTTGATATGCTAATGATGATAATATAAAAACATTAACCTTGTTGTTGATTGTTTTTATAGTTTTAGAAAAAGTAACCCCCAACCTAACACCAGTGTAACTTCCAGGTCCATTAATAATATAAAAAGAATTAATTTCATCTAACTTATATTTATTTTTGTTTAATAATAATGATACTTCTTCAACTAAAATATCACTAATTCTTAATTGATTATCTAAAAATAATGAATCAATTATCATATTATCTTTCTCTAGGATAAGAATAAGTTTAGTATTTGTTGTATCAATAAATAAATTCATTTTACTTTCCTTCTATAATTTTAAACTTTCTAGTTTCTTCATCGATGTATTCAATTTTTATTTTAATTAAATTAAAATAATCTGAATAATTAATTTTGAAGTTTTCAGGTCATTCTATTACATTAAAAGAATCAAGCATTTCTTCTAAAAACATATCATAATCACTAGTATTACTTAAACGATATGCATCAATGTGGTTAATTTTAACTTCATTAACTTGATATTGATTCATTAAAGTAAATGTTGGTGAAGTAACTAATTCTTTTACTCCTAAAGATTCTAACAATTTTTTTGTGAAAGTTGTTTTACCAGCACCCAAACCTCCATACAATAATATTGTTGTGTTTATTTTAAAGTACTTACTAATTTCTTCAACAACTTGATTTAATTCATCTTTTGTAACTATTACTTCTTTAAATTTGTCATTAGTATTATCAATCATATATATATGATATAATGAAATTGCTTATTTTGAGAGGTATTATGATAAAAGACTTATTAATTGTAGGGTGTGGTCCTGGAGGACTTTATGCATGAAAAATAGCACAAAAGTATGAACTTTCAGGCGATATAGTAGAGGCTAAGGATTCTTATGGTGGTCAAGTATCAAATTTATACCCATCAAAAGAAATACATAATTTACCAGCTATATTATCTATAACTGGTAAAGAAGCAATGGATGCAATGTTTGAATCTATTGATAAAACAAAAAATAATATTAAGTCGCACTTTAAGACAAATGTTAAAAATATTAAAATAGTTAACAATAAGGAATTAGGAATAGATTTATTTGAAGTTACATTATCAAATGACAAAACTTTTTTTTATAAAACCATACTTTTCACAGAAGGTTTAGGCTCATACTTACCAATAAAGTTATTTGAAAAGGACTATAAAAATGTTTTTTACAAAATTGACGATATAAATTATTATAAAGATAAAAATGTTTTGGTTTTTGGTGGTGGTGATTCTGCTATTGATGCAGCAAATCAACTAATAGGTACAGCAAAAAGTATTAAGATTATTCACAGAAGAAATGAATTTAGAGGTTTAAAAGCAAATCTAAGAGATTCAATAAATAAAGGGGTTGAAATTATAACTCCGTATACTTATGAAAATATAATTGAAGAAGATGATAATTCGATTAAAAAAATCATATTAAAAAATGTAGAAGATGATCGAAAATTGGAAGTAGAATTAGATTTTGCAATAATATTCTATGGTTCAAGTAATCAAAGTTTTGACTTTAAAAACATAAAAATTAATAAAGATGATAAAAATAAAATTATTGTTGATAGTAAAATGCAATCTTCTATAAAAAACATATTTGCAGCTGGAGATTGTTGTGTGCATGAAAGTAAAATTAAAAACCTGGTGGCCACAGTCTATGAAGCTTTAACAGCTATTATAAATATTGATAAAGTAATTAATGCGAAAGATGAAGTGCATAGAGGATGATAAAAATAATCTATAATACTAATTTTAAATAGTATTATAGATTATTTTTTATTTATTAAAATCAAAAACTACTCTTGTATGTAATTTATTTTCATCCATTAATTTAAAGTATTTTTCAAATTCATTTATAGAAACAACTTCAAAATCCGGTACTACCTTTTTTTGGTATAGCGCATCTAAAGCTTCTATTAAATCTTCTCTTGTACCAACTAAAGATCCATAAACCATCTTTTGGCCTAATGTAATATCGATAATATTTGTATTTATACTTCCATTTGGTAACCCTATTGAACAAAGTTTACCCAACTTACCTAGATTTCTATAAGCTAAATCAAATTGGTCAAGTGTAGAACTTGTAACCATCGCTAAATCTAAGCCTTTACCATTTGTAAACTCTTTAATAACTTTATCTACATCTTCTTTTTTTCAATTAATGATCAAATCTGCGCCTTTAGATTTTGCAATATCAAGACTCTTCTCATTAGAACCCACTGCTATTACCTTTAATCCAAAAACATTTTTTGCATACTCAATAGCAATATTACCGAGTCCACCAATACCAAATATAGCAACATAATCACCTTTAATTGGTTTAGCTAACTTTAACCCTTTATAAACAGTAACTCCTGCACAAGTAATTATACAAGCAGATGCTAAATCAGTATCTTTTGGTACTTTTATACTAAATTCTGCTTTCTCCACTGTATAATCTTGCATTGTTCCGTATCCTCTAGAACTTGTAAATACTACTTCATCACAAAATACTTCTTCGCCACGTAAACAATATTTACATTCTTGACAAGCTCCTCTGAGACCTGCTGGACCTACTACGAAATCTCCTACGTTTAAATTTTTAACACTTGTACCAACTCTAACAACTTCTGCTATTGATTCGTGACCAACGCTAGTTTCTCTTACTTCTCCTCATTCACCATTGACAGCACTTAAATCACTATGACACAAACTACAATATAGCGTTTTTACTAAAACCTCATCTTCACTAATATTGGTTGGTACCTCTACATTTTTTAGTTCCACTAATTTATTTTTATCTTTGCTTCCAAATATTGCTCTCATAATACTACTCCTTCTTATGATAATAGTAATACATTAAACTAGGGTTAATGCAACAATATCTATAAAAAAATACTAATTTAATGAACAACTAAAATAAAATTGACAGTAAAAAAGTACTTCTATTGTTAAAATTTTATTGAAAGGTGTTCTTTTTATATGGCAAAATAATGATTGAAACATGAAAAAATTAACATAGTTAATGAGGTAAAATAAGCTGGAATAATTAATACTGCAGTGAAATTTAATTTAAGCACCAGTACTATTAAGAGATGAAAACATGAAATAGGAACTAAAGGCGAAGGTGCTTTAGAATGAGGTAATGGAGTTCAAGCTAAAATAATATTAAGAAATTTAAATCTCACGATTGGTTATTTAAAGATCCTGATGATATGAGTTTAGAAGAATTGATAGAAGCATTAAAATTAGAGCGCGCTTTAAAAAAAGCATTTGGCGAGGACTGTTAAGGAAAAGTACTTCGCCATTTTTAATACAAAAAAGTCTTTTTCATTAAAATAGTTTGTAAATACTTAGGAGTATGAAGATATGGTTATTTAAAATGATTAAAAACATGTAAACCTAAATACAAAAACTATGATACAAAATTGCTAACAAGATTATTTATATATATAATCTTTTTAAAAAACGTTATGGCTGCAATATAATTACACTCATGTTAAATAAGTATTTTAAAATAAACTTAAAACCTTGGGTTGTATACAGATATATGAAAATATTAGGCATTTAGGCGATTAAAAGAAAAGAGTGCCCGATTATGATAAATCAGGTCCATTAAGATTTGAAAATATTCTAAACAGAAATTTTAAAGCAAAAAACTTAAAGGAAAAATAAGTTACAAATTTTACTTAAATTAAAAAAGTTCAGAGATGGTTTATTTATCAGTCATTAAAGACTTATACAATTCAGAATTAGTAGATTGAAAACTTTCTAAAATACCTGATAATGAACTTTGTCATACAAACTTAAAATCTGCAATCACAAAGAAAGGTAAACCAAAACTTATTCATTCTGATCAAGGTTCGCCATACACAAACGAAACTTGAAAATATTTATGTGATTCTAATAATATAAAGATTTCTATGTTGAGAAGAGGCAATTCTCCTTATAACGGCACATGTGAATCGTTTTTTGGAACTTTAAAAAACGAGTGTATTTATACTTATAAAGTAAATGAGCTAAAATATTCTAATATATATAATATAATTTCTGATTATATTGAGTTTTATAATTACGTAAGACCTCATTAAAGTATAAAAAAACTCCATACGAAATTCATATGGAGAGAGTATCTTTTAAATGTCAATTTTAATTGACAAATTAATTAAAGTGCTTTTTTTTATTTTTCAATTAATGATTTTTGTGTCATTTCTGATGGTTTATCAACACCAAGTATTTCACAAATCGTTGGTGATACATCTGCTATTGCGGCATCATTTTTTCTTAATTTTAAATTTTTGTCTGTTATTATAATTGGAACTGGTTGACTTGTATGTTTTTTGTTTGGACCACCTTCTTTATCAATCATAACTTCTGCATTTCCGTGATCAGCAGTTATTATCATTGTGTAGTTATTTTCTTTTGCTGCTTCGTAAACTCTTTTTAATTGCTCATCAAGTGTTTTTACACCTTTAATAGTCGCCAGTAGATCCCCTGTGTGACCAACCATGTCACAGTTAGCATAGTTTAAAACAATTAGATCAAATTTATTTTCTGCAATTCTTTTGACTAATCTGTCTGTAATTTCAACAGCTGACATTTCAGGTTTTAAATCATATGTAGCAACTTTTGGTGATGCAATTAAATCAATACTTGCATTTTGCAAAGTAATTTCTTCAGGTTTTGCAAGACCATTTTTAAAGTAATCTTTTCCACCATCAAAGAAGAAAGTTACGTGAGCAATTTTTTCAGTTTCTGCGATTCTTAATTGCTTATAACCTTTGTTACTTAATCATTCACCTAGCCCATTAACTACTTCAATTGGTTTAAAAGCCACGTGTTTTGAAGAAACGCTTTCTGCATATTCCATCATAGATAAGAAATAAATTTTATCTCCAAGGAATGTTAATCCATTAAATGCAGGATCACTTCAAGAAGCATAATTTTTATTAGTAAATGTACTTGCCATCTGAATCGCTCTATCAGGTCTAAAGTTTGTGAATATTACAGAGTCATTTTCTTTAACATAACCATTAGGACAAGAAGAGTTATATGCAGGTAATATACCTTCATCATCTTTTCCGTTTTCATATTGTTCATTAATGTACTTATAAGGATCTTCAAATGATGAAGAATATTTTCTATCAACTAATGATTTATAAGCATCAGCTGTTCTTTCCATTCTTTTGTCCCTGTCCATTGAAAAATATCTACCTGATATTGAACCTATTTGTCCTACTCCGTATTTTTTTATCAATTTATAAAGTTCATCAAGATACTCTAATGCTACTTTGGGTTTTGTATCCCTACCATCTGTAAATAAATGTAAATATATTTCTTTTAATCCAGACTTAGCGGCAGCCTCGAATGCTGCAAACATATGTTTCATATGAGAGTGAACTCCACCGTCTGAAAATAACCCCATTATATGTAAAGCACTATTATTGTTTTTTACATTATCAATAGCACCTATTATTTCCTTATTTGATTCAAATAAATCATCTTTAATTGCTTTATTTATTAATGATAATGATTCATATTTAATTCTTCCTGCACCAAGATGGATATGCCCCACTTCTGAGTTTCCCATTTGGCCTTCTGGTAATCCTACTCACTCCCCACTTGCATGCGCCTCAATTCAAGGATAATCTTTTTTAAGTTGTTCTACAAAGTTCATATTAGCTTTCAATACTGCATTGCCTTCATCATTTCCCGCAATACCCCAACCATCTAATATTGCTAATATAACCGGATTTTTAGTTATCATATTTATTTCTCCTATTTTTAGTTTAATACATATTTTTTAAGTTCTATACCAACAAAACCTTCTAAATTAGAGTAATGTGAAACAACTTTAGCATTATTTTTTGCATTATCACAAGCATTTGTTGGAGATATGCTTAATCCTGCATAACCTAACATTGCAACATCATTTTCTCCATCACCCATTGCTATAATTTCTTCTGGTTTTATTTTTAAGTGATTAGCAATATATTCTAACGCTAATCTTTTATTTACACCTTTTCGAGTAATTTCTCCAGCAAGTGATTGCTCAGATCAAGCTATTTCAAGACCTATCTCTTCTACTTGTTTTTTAAATTTAGAATTTGCATTGAATACGAGTATTTTATAACAATCATACATTTGACATTCATCATTATAAATTAATGCTGGCTTTTCAAAAAGAACTGATTCTAGTTTTATATCTTCAAATTCTTCCGCTGATTTTGTTACATAGCATAAATCATCTTCTATTGTATATGCACATAATACGCAATCCTTATTTTCAGACAATTTTAATAATTCAAATACTGCTTTTGCTTTTATTTTATCCAATGGGAATGAAATTAACTCTTCTTTTTTTATTAAATCATAAATTAACGCTCCATTAAAACCAATTCCTAATGAATGATATTTATTAAATCCAAAAATATCTAATCTATTAAATTTTGCTTTAATGGGTCTCCCTGTTGCAAAAACAACATTTATTTTATTTTCTATCACATCTTTTATTGGTTGAATATTTGAATCAACAAATGCACCTAGAAATTCACATGTTGTACCATCTAAATCTAGAACTACAAGTTTAAATTTGTTCATTTTATTTTCCTCTTATTTTAATAAACCTAAGTATGAGTCAACTTGTAATGAAGCACCTCCAACTAATGCTCCATCAATATCTGGTTGGCTTAGTATTTCTTTTATATTTTCAGGTTTAACACTTCCACCATATTGGATCAATATTACATCACTTACACTTTCATCATAAAGATCTTTTATCATCATTCTTATTTCTTTACAAATATCTTGTGCAATTTCAGGAGTTGCAACTTTCCCTGTTCCTATTGCTCAAATTGGTTCGTATGCAATAACAACCTTTTTAGCATCTTCTTTAGATACGTTTTTGAATGCTTCTGTTATTTGTTTTTTTACTCATTCCTTTGTTTTACCACTTTCATAAGTTTCTAATGACTCACCACAACACAAAATTGGTGTTAAGTTTTCTTTTAATAATGCAAGATTTTTTTTATTAATCATTTCATCATTCTCACAAAAAATATCTCTTCTTTCAGAGTGTCCAATCACAACGTGGTCTACACCAATATTTTTAAGCATTTTAATTGATATTTCTCCTGTAAATGCACCCTCTGCTTCAAAAAAACAATTTTGTGCACTAATGATTAATTTTTTTGCTACTTTTTTAACGTCACTTAACATCACAGATGGAACGGCAATTCCTGCAGTTAAATTATCGCCAATATTTAGTTTTGATTCTACTTCTTTTACAAACTCTACAGCTTCACTGTTTGTTTTAAACATTTTTCAATTTCCGATAATAATATTTTTTCTCATGTGTTTGCTCCTATTTGCTATACCTAATCATTTTAACATTATTAATATAAAACCTAAATAATTATTATACGTATTAGTAATAAAAAAACCTGTAAGTATATACAGGTTATTGTTATTATAATAAACTAGCTGCATCTTCATCCACAATGACGGTTACATCATTATGATTGTTTAAAATAGTGCATGGTCAGTCTAATGATGGTTTTAAATTAAACAAATTTTTTATTGCTTCTGCTTTTTGTTTACCAAATGCTAATAAAACAATTTTTCTCGCATTCATAATTGATTTAAGACCCATTGAAATTGCTTTTTTTGGTACATCATTTTTATTGTCAAAAAATCTAGCGTTTGCTTCAATAGTTTCGCTTGTTAAATCAACAATAGAGGTTACCGAATCAAAACTAGTCCCTGGCTCATTAAAACCAATGTGACCATTTGTTCCAATTCCTAGTACTTGTAAATCAATTCCGCCTTTTGAACTAATTAAATCATCATATTTTGATGCTTCTTCGTTTGTTTTAGTGTGTCCATCAGGAACAAAAGTGTTATCTTTATTAATATTTATATGATTAAAAAGTTCTTCATTCATAAAATATCTATATGATTTTTTATGCTCAGGACCTAAACCAATGTATTCATCAAGGTTAAAAGTTGTAACATTACTTCAATCTATGCTTTCGTCGTTTGATTTTTTTATTAAATATTTATATGTACTAATAGGGGTGCTACCTGTTGCTAATCCTAAAACAGGTTTTGAAGTTGATTTAATTAAATCTAATAAAATATCACCAGCAACTATTCCGCCTTCTTCTTCTGACTTTACAATAATTTTATTCATCTTTTTTTCTCCTTCGTTAATTAAACTTCTTATTCATTATATTATTAAAATCAAAATAATCATAGAGATTATTAATTTTAGTTATATCCAAGTTTAAAGAAGGTATTAATCTTTGCAATATCACATATGTTAAAACTTTATTCTTTCCCCTTATTAAATAATCTTCCTTTTCTGTTTTTAGAATAGTACCGTAATATTCTATATTTACAGTCTTTATTGTTTCATAATTTATTATGTGTTTTACATCTTGATTTTCATCAGTAACATATATTCTATAATTTGAGAAGTAAAAATCAAAGTCCCCAATAAATGAAAAATTAGTTTTATCATAATCTGTTTTAAATATTTTGTGTAAAGTAACATTAGATTGTAATAATGATATTTTTTCTCTACGTTCAAGATTAAACTTTACTGGAAACTCTTTCATAGGTCTTCAAGAAGTAAAAACTAATTCTTCTATATCAATTATAAACTTTTCTTCATTAGCATTTATTTCTAGGTCAAGTTTTCTAATATTTTTCTTAAGTGAGTTTATGAACTTTTCTGTAATAGAGAAGTTTTTATTAATTCATCTCCACAATACTCAGTGTTTAAAATAAACAAACTCTTTTTTTTCCTTAATTCTTTTTTCGATCATTAAAATATAAAACTTTGGTTTTCTATTCAGATTATATTCATCAAAATATTTAAGTCATTTTGATCTTTTTAAATAGAAGTTTAATTCTAATGTTGTTCTAAAAAACATAATTCTCCTTAATGTTAGTTATATTATAGATTATTTGAGTCCTACTACTAAATCATTTACTAAATCAATTCGCTTTGAGTTTGGTTCTTTATTTAAACCTGGCATACTCATAACTTTGTTGGTGTACACTACTATAAATCTAGCGCCAGTATTAACTTCTAGGTCTTTTACTTCCATTGTATAGAAATCAGATTTTAAATCATTTCCATCAATTGTGGAGAATGACTTAACCATACATATAGGATAATCTTTATACTTTGAGTTTTTCAAATTATTTATTTTTGCACTTGCAGTTTCTGATATCTTGAAGTTTTCTAAATAGTAAAAGTTTTTTATTACTTTTTCAATCTTTAAATCAATAGGATCATTATTATTTATAAGTTTCTTAAATGTAAATTCCATATTAGCAACTTCATTAACTTTTTCTGCTAACTTCTTAGCTCCTGACGCACCTTTCTCATAAGCTTCATTTACTTCATAAAAATAATTTTTTCTTGATAATCAATCTTTTAATTCTTTAAGTTGATTATCATTATCACCATCTATAACATTAATTGCAACTACTAAGTTTAGGTTATACGATGTAATATGTTTTAAATGTTGTTCTAGATGTTTAAAATCATTTTCAAAATCTTTATGTAGATTAAGCGCTCTTAGTGTTATAACCAAAACTACGCAACTTGGAATTAGGTCATTATAATAATTTATAACATTCATAAACTTTTCGAATCCTAAATCACTCCCAAAACCTGATTCAACAACACAATAATCACCGAGAGTTAGTCCTAGATTTGTAGATATTATAGAGTTAGTTCCTGTTGCAATATTGGCGAATGGTCCACAATGTATAAATGAAGGAGTTCCATATTTTGTTAAAACTAGATTAGGTTTCATTGCTTCTTTAAGAATCACCATTAATGTGCCAACAATTGCTAAATCTTTTACAAATACTTCTTTACCATCAAAAGTATATCCCACTAAAGCTTCATTTAATCTATTTCTTAAATCTTTTTCATTAGTTGACAAACTAAGAATTGTCATTATATTACTTGCAGCGGTGATTGTAAATTGTTCTTTCCTCTTAATCGTTTTATTTATTGATATTTCAATTTCTCGTAAAGCTCTATCATTTAAATCTAGACATCTTTTTCAAACCACTTTACTTGGATCGATATTTAATTTTGATTTTCAATATATTTCAGAGTCAATTGTTGCTGATATTAAATTATTCGCAGTTGTTATAGCATGAATATCTCCGGTAAAATGTAAATTAATATCTTCAACAGGTAATACTTCACTTTCTCCTCCACCAGTAGCAGTACCTTTTCTACCAAAGACAGGGCCCATTGAAGGTTCTCGTAAAGCCAAAATAGTTTTTTTGCCTATCAAATTTAATCCATCAGATAAGCCTATTGCCGTTGTTGTTTTGCCTTCGCCAGCTGGTGTAGGATTAATTGATGTCATAAGTATCAATTTTCCTTTTTTATTAACTTTAATATTACTTGCATTGACTTTTGCAATATTCTTCCCATACAAGTTATAATCAGATTCTTTTAAATTAAAACTTTGTAAAACTTCCATTATTTTTTCCATTATAATCACCTTTGTAATCTATAGAAAGGAATTAATTTATGAGTGCTAAGATAATAGACGGAAAGTTGCTATCTCAAAAATTAAATTCACATCTTAAAATTAGTATAGCCCAAAATAAAGGTGTTAGGGCACCAAAATTAACTATTTTACAAATAGGTAACAATCCTGCTAGTAATAAATATATAAAAAACAAACTAAACTCTTGTAAAAGTGTTGGGATTGATGCAGAGGTCTTAAAATTTGATAATAATATAAAAGTAAATGAGTTAGAAAAAACTATTTTAAGTCTTAATAAAGATAAAAATGTTGATGGCATTCTTGTGCAATTACCTCTCCCAAGTCACATTGATGAAAAATTTATTAATAATTTGATTGATGTTACAAAAGATGCTGACGGATTTAATCCACAAACACTTGGTAATGTCCTACTAGATAACACACAAATTTATCCAGCAACGCCTAATGGAATTGTAAAACTATTAGAATCAGAAAACATTAATTTAGTCGGATCTA harbors:
- the nagB gene encoding glucosamine-6-phosphate deaminase — protein: MNKIIVKSEEEGGIVAGDILLDLIKSTSKPVLGLATGSTPISTYKYLIKKSNDESIDWSNVTTFNLDEYIGLGPEHKKSYRYFMNEELFNHININKDNTFVPDGHTKTNEEASKYDDLISSKGGIDLQVLGIGTNGHIGFNEPGTSFDSVTSIVDLTSETIEANARFFDNKNDVPKKAISMGLKSIMNARKIVLLAFGKQKAEAIKNLFNLKPSLDWPCTILNNHNDVTVIVDEDAASLL
- a CDS encoding zinc-binding dehydrogenase; translation: MRAIFGSKDKNKLVELKNVEVPTNISEDEVLVKTLYCSLCHSDLSAVNGEWGEVRETSVGHESIAEVVRVGTSVKNLNVGDFVVGPAGLRGACQECKYCLRGEEVFCDEVVFTSSRGYGTMQDYTVEKAEFSIKVPKDTDLASACIITCAGVTVYKGLKLAKPIKGDYVAIFGIGGLGNIAIEYAKNVFGLKVIAVGSNEKSLDIAKSKGADLIINWKKEDVDKVIKEFTNGKGLDLAMVTSSTLDQFDLAYRNLGKLGKLCSIGLPNGSINTNIIDITLGQKMVYGSLVGTREDLIEALDALYQKKVVPDFEVVSINEFEKYFKLMDENKLHTRVVFDFNK
- the tsaE gene encoding tRNA (adenosine(37)-N6)-threonylcarbamoyltransferase complex ATPase subunit type 1 TsaE, which produces MIDNTNDKFKEVIVTKDELNQVVEEISKYFKINTTILLYGGLGAGKTTFTKKLLESLGVKELVTSPTFTLMNQYQVNEVKINHIDAYRLSNTSDYDMFLEEMLDSFNVIEWPENFKINYSDYFNLIKIKIEYIDEETRKFKIIEGK
- a CDS encoding HAD-IIB family hydrolase → MNKFKLVVLDLDGTTCEFLGAFVDSNIQPIKDVIENKINVVFATGRPIKAKFNRLDIFGFNKYHSLGIGFNGALIYDLIKKEELISFPLDKIKAKAVFELLKLSENKDCVLCAYTIEDDLCYVTKSAEEFEDIKLESVLFEKPALIYNDECQMYDCYKILVFNANSKFKKQVEEIGLEIAWSEQSLAGEITRKGVNKRLALEYIANHLKIKPEEIIAMGDGENDVAMLGYAGLSISPTNACDNAKNNAKVVSHYSNLEGFVGIELKKYVLN
- a CDS encoding NAD(P)/FAD-dependent oxidoreductase → MIKDLLIVGCGPGGLYAWKIAQKYELSGDIVEAKDSYGGQVSNLYPSKEIHNLPAILSITGKEAMDAMFESIDKTKNNIKSHFKTNVKNIKIVNNKELGIDLFEVTLSNDKTFFYKTILFTEGLGSYLPIKLFEKDYKNVFYKIDDINYYKDKNVLVFGGGDSAIDAANQLIGTAKSIKIIHRRNEFRGLKANLRDSINKGVEIITPYTYENIIEEDDNSIKKIILKNVEDDRKLEVELDFAIIFYGSSNQSFDFKNIKINKDDKNKIIVDSKMQSSIKNIFAAGDCCVHESKIKNLVATVYEALTAIINIDKVINAKDEVHRGW
- the gpmI gene encoding 2,3-bisphosphoglycerate-independent phosphoglycerate mutase produces the protein MITKNPVILAILDGWGIAGNDEGNAVLKANMNFVEQLKKDYPWIEAHASGEWVGLPEGQMGNSEVGHIHLGAGRIKYESLSLINKAIKDDLFESNKEIIGAIDNVKNNNSALHIMGLFSDGGVHSHMKHMFAAFEAAAKSGLKEIYLHLFTDGRDTKPKVALEYLDELYKLIKKYGVGQIGSISGRYFSMDRDKRMERTADAYKSLVDRKYSSSFEDPYKYINEQYENGKDDEGILPAYNSSCPNGYVKENDSVIFTNFRPDRAIQMASTFTNKNYASWSDPAFNGLTFLGDKIYFLSMMEYAESVSSKHVAFKPIEVVNGLGEWLSNKGYKQLRIAETEKIAHVTFFFDGGKDYFKNGLAKPEEITLQNASIDLIASPKVATYDLKPEMSAVEITDRLVKRIAENKFDLIVLNYANCDMVGHTGDLLATIKGVKTLDEQLKRVYEAAKENNYTMIITADHGNAEVMIDKEGGPNKKHTSQPVPIIITDKNLKLRKNDAAIADVSPTICEILGVDKPSEMTQKSLIEK
- a CDS encoding DDE-type integrase/transposase/recombinase — encoded protein: MVYLSVIKDLYNSELVDWKLSKIPDNELCHTNLKSAITKKGKPKLIHSDQGSPYTNETWKYLCDSNNIKISMLRRGNSPYNGTCESFFGTLKNECIYTYKVNELKYSNIYNIISDYIEFYNYVRPH
- the tpiA gene encoding triose-phosphate isomerase, translated to MRKNIIIGNWKMFKTNSEAVEFVKEVESKLNIGDNLTAGIAVPSVMLSDVKKVAKKLIISAQNCFFEAEGAFTGEISIKMLKNIGVDHVVIGHSERRDIFCENDEMINKKNLALLKENLTPILCCGESLETYESGKTKEWVKKQITEAFKNVSKEDAKKVVIAYEPIWAIGTGKVATPEIAQDICKEIRMMIKDLYDESVSDVILIQYGGSVKPENIKEILSQPDIDGALVGGASLQVDSYLGLLK
- the tsaB gene encoding tRNA (adenosine(37)-N6)-threonylcarbamoyltransferase complex dimerization subunit type 1 TsaB, with the translated sequence MNLFIDTTNTKLILILEKDNMIIDSLFLDNQLRISDILVEEVSLLLNKNKYKLDEINSFYIINGPGSYTGVRLGVTFSKTIKTINNKVNVFILSSLAYQAGLNKCISVIDAKGGKIYIGVYENANNIIIDQIVNTEDLNDFAKDLKDFKIVKDYENIDYLNNYIKLKDKFKLIEDIEQLNPLYIKHFI